Below is a window of Tolypothrix bouteillei VB521301 DNA.
CAATTGTTCCCCCATGAGATTTGCCATGTTGCTCTTCTGTTTTTTTGGCTGCTGTAGCTGAGGCTGTAGGAATGGATTGCTGGTTGTTTGAGGTCGTGCTAGTCTGACTTTTTGCTGTAGAAGATTCTGAATCAGTGGAGCGATTGCTATTGCTGCATGCTGCTAGAAATAACATTCCTATAAGCCCTAGAAGAATAAGTTTGGATTTTAATGATTTCATTACAGACTTCCTTGTTGAATTTGAAAAAATAATAGTTATAAGCTTTCTAAAATACTTATGTTTTCCCCATGTAGTCTTATATAATTTGAGCAATAGCAAACAAAAATCTAGCAAGCATTTCCCACTAGAATACATCCCTTCCTACAATTAAATGAGACTCTGACACAACCTACTATCAGTTTTACAAAGAGAAATGAAATTAAGATGAAATTAAACAACACGATCTACGAGGTTGTTTGAAAAGTGATTTGCTGTGTTTTTAGTACCTATCGCTCCTCCCTGACCCGAATACGGCAATTGGTCGGGATGACGCAACCAAAGCAAAACCTACAGTGGCGAGTACTGGGGGTTTTGGGTTGCGATTCTTGTTTCACCGCGATCGCTTTTATCTGGAATATGTAGAATGGTGTATATTTTTTCTACAAGTCCGCAAAGTCCAAGTACATCACTTGTCTTGAAGAATGAACCTATCGGGTCAGCAGCGCGAACATTCTGCCTTCACCTGTAGACTGTCAAGTGCTATTCTGACTGTTTGCTGTTCCCCAACTTCTCGAATTTTAGAAAAAATTTTACCTGTTGGATGTCTAATGAAGTCCGATAGTGTATTGGTACCCTTGTAAGTAAGAGTAATACATTTTAAAGTTCAATTTTTTGTATATTCAAATCCAGTCAATTTTGTGACATCACACAACCTTCCTAGTTTTAAGATTGTCCAATGTTCAGGAATTTTACTTAATCATTCAGCTATTATTCCTAAATGGTCTATATTTAGGACTTTTATTGCTTCTATTGGCTCATTCATCGTTTTTTCCACATAGCTACCTAACTCGATTATTTTATACCAAAAAAGTCTGTAATAATTACTAGTCAATCATTACAAGCTTTTATTTTTAAAATTCATAATTATTAAATCCGCTTTAATCTGTGCGGAATGTGGGATAAAAACCTTAGTAGGTAAGATTTTGAGTTGAGCCTCCTGATTCTCAATAGTGCCAGTATATTGATAGAGGTTGAACGAAAATCAAGGATTTCAAAAAATCATTTTCCGTTCTTTTCCGTCCATTTGATTCCCAACTCGACTTGTGTACACCACCGTAAGCCTTAAAAAGGGGGGAAATACTCTCAAAGTCCTTTCTTCAATAGTGCATTCATTGCGGTTTCGATCCCCCCTAACCCCCCTTAAAAAAGGGGGGAACTGAATTCCAATTCTCCCTTTTCACTATGTTTCATCTCTTTTCTAGAGATCTGTACACCACCGTAGCTAAAAAAGGGGGGAAATACTCTCAAAGTCCTTTTGCCCTCTGCCTTTCTTCGGTAAAACTTAGACTTAAGATTCTCGTCCTGAAGCCCAAGTATCGCGCCACTTAACAGTACCTTCTTTGGCAATAACCCAACGGCGAGTCATGAGATTTTCTCGAAGGGGGGAAGTTCCTTCTCTCAACATCGCGTATTTATAGCTGATGAGCTTACCAGCGCTTTCATTAAAGGGAATTTCGGCAAACCACGTGTTTTCGTTTATGTATTCCAAAGGATATGCTTTGGCGATATCCCAATTGCCCAATTCCGGACAGTCACCAATGACTACGATTCTTTCACCTAGTTGAGTACGCACTCCGTTAAGCTGTGCGCGTACAATAGTTTGCCCTTTGACTCGCTCTCCAACACGGCTGAGTACAATTACACCGTGTTCTTCTAGTTGTAGGTCATAAATTTTACCATCTTTAACTTCATACTTATTGCGAGTCATGACACAGGTATGTTCTCCATCAGGTAAGTCTGTAGCAACTTCTGGTATGGTCGTAGAACCACCTCTATTGAGTGCAACAAAGCACACTGAGTCACGATAGCGGCGTACATAACAGTAAATATCAGGGGTGATGTATTTTTCCCACTGGCTACCCATTGATAAAGCAGGATTGAGTCGCCGCAAACCAGATAGTAACCTGATATAACGATATATTTCCGTATCTATATCCCACTTATCCATCATCGGGCGGTTGTAGGGATCGTTACCGCCATTGGTATCGTCGTGAAGATATTGTTCCGTACCGTAATAGATACAGGGAATACCGCGAGAGGTCATAATGAGGACAGTTGCTAGCATTAACCTCGCTGGATCGGAATTCAACGATTGGAAGCGGGGCATATCGTGATTGTCAATGAAGGTGATGAGTTCTGTCGCCCCGCTGTACCGATAATCTAAATCAAAAATGTCTTTAATTAGATAAAATCCCGCTTCAGCACTTTCACCTAAAGCTTGCCTAATAGCGACACACAGCCCAAAATCTAAAATAGTCATTCCAGAGTTGTTGGCAAACTCTACAGAGCGATCGTCTTGGGGATGGCTGTAAATCCACTCGCCAAAAATAAACACATCTGGTTTGTGATTGTACATATCACCAGTAAATTCTTGCCAAAACCAGATGGGCATATGCTTGACAGTATCGACTCGCAGTGCATCAACACCCCGATCCAACCATTGTTTAATTGCTGCTTTGATATAGCTGCGGTATTCGATATTGTTTTCATTAAAGGTTGCTAGACCTGCAAGTTCGCAGTTTTGCACTTGCCATTCATTTTCCCAATCTTGTACTTCACCATAATGGTGATACCAGTGAGCTTCATCATCGTTAAAGTCAGCAATTTTGACTCCATCGTCGTATAGTTCGCCTTTACGACCACTGATATCGGGGCTACTGTGGTTGCAAACTATATCTAGCACTAGCTTCATCTTACGCTTGTGCAGTTCCTCAATCAACTTGTCAAATGTTGTATTTCTTGTTTCCTGCGTTTTGTTTAAAGACGGTTCTTCCCCCGTAGCAATAAATCGAGGATTTATCCGCTTAAAATCCCTTGTCCAATAGCCATGCATGGCTGCATTGCCTACAAATAAGTCTTCTACTTGCTCAAATAAAGGAGTTAACCAGATTGCAGTCACTCCCATGTTTTTCAAATAATCTAATTTGTCGATCACACCCTGTAAGTCACCACCCCAGTATTTTCCCCAATCCTGTTTGGTAGGATCGTACAGTTCTGCATTAGCACCTGTACTATTTTCTAAATCACCATCATAAAAGCGATCGACGACAATAAAGTAAAGAGTTTCCTGACGAAACTCAATATCCCTAGTAAACAGAAATTCCAGGTCAATTTCTGTCTCTGATGGTGTTGTTTCAATAATGGCAGAGACTTCTGCACCAGCATCATCTACTTTGTACTGCTCTTCGGAAAATAATGAGGGAGGGGTGTTTACCATTTTGAAGAACCGATCTCTAAATTTACAGGTAGCTATATCCGCAAACAATGTTATCTATAAAACATTGATTGAGTATGTGTTGACAGTATTATCTAATCTATCTTTGGGTTTAACTATCTATCTTTAGGAGTACCAGTATAATGCTGTTTTGATAATAGGGAGTAGGGATCTCCTCGTTTCCAGATCGCTGCAAGGGAGTAGCTCCTCAACCTACGTTTTTAAATTGCAATAAAAGTTGCATATTTTAATTAAAGACTATAGTAAAGTCACTGATTTAATGAAGTTACGTGTACTTTCACTAACTATGTAGCTTTCAATAAAGAATTGTATGTGTTCGCAAACAGGAGCCTCTTTCAGTTCATATACTAAATACATTCTCATAGTTTGCTCTGCGGAGCATTTGGAGGTCCTAAAATGGTTCACACATACGAAGTATTAGTCGATACTAGAGAATGTCTTGACCAATTACACAGTACCTTTCAAAGCGAGACAACACGTTACGAAATAGACGCTGAATCAAAATTCAAAGCTAATGCTATGGCACGCATTCAGGCTAGAAGCGAGCGTCCACAGTGTACTGAATATGATGTTAGGGTAACAAGGCTTTTAAAATAAAGCAAATAAAATTTTTAATGTGTTGTAAAACTCCGTCTGTATTTTAAAGCTTCAGGCGGAGTTGCTATATGGATGGTTAGTGGTTCTTAGGGGCGCAAGGCATTGCGCCGCCGTACAGTGGGTAGTGGGTCATTCAACATCCACGCATCCAAAATCTACAGTGCTTCTGGTGGGGCAATATCGGAACCAACTGCGATTCCTGCCGTGCTAGACTGTAACCCGGGTTTGGAAGTTGGTTTTTCGTCTCTCAAGGACTGCTTGACAGAAGAGGATGCAGGTACTTCGCCTGTATCCATGCTGGCGTTTGCATTCGCTTGCTGAGACATGATTGACAATCCTCCCAAGGAACCAGCAACAAGGGCTGCATAGCCTACATAAAGATGCACTGGTTTAATCCCAAATCCTAAGTTACTGGATTGAAGTTGAGATTGATAAGACGTTGGTAACACTAATTTTGTGGGTTCTGGAACAGGTAAAGAAGCAGCTAAACTTGCTCCATCTAGTCCCAAGGCATTACCCATAACACGAATAAAGCCACGAACATAGACATCTTCTGCCAATGCGTCCCAGTTACCTTCTTCTATTGCAGCCATTTGATAGATAGGTACGTGAGTGTAAACGTGAAGCTGGTTCAGAGAAAGACCTTGCAACTCTCTTACTTGCCGCAGTTTTTGACCAACTTGACGCAGGCTTTCTATACGTTGTTGGGCTTTTTGTTCGGCTAGTTCAGCTTTTGTTGGCTTTTTGTTTCCAAACCATCTGTTTTGTTTTTTCTTGGCTGGCTGGTTTTCTAAGGTTTGCACAACTTCTGGTTTTGAGGGGAAATCATTTTGAATGTTTGTTTCAACACTCTCTTTTTCGTGTGCTCTAACATCCGTTAAGCAAGGTGTGAAATCAACAACCTCTGCTTCTTCAGAAAGAGTCGCTACAATTTCTATATTATTGTTGTCTGTTTGATAGTTGTTTTCTGGTTGGTTATTTTCGTCTTCTACCTTTTGCGCGTGTTGCACAAATTGGCGAAAAGCTAAACCAATTGCTTCTCTACCTATGGATTGAAAGAGTGCTTGTGCTTGTTCGGCTGATGAACCTAGCAACTGTTGCATCATAGCGAGAGCACGACGATAAACTTTACTTTGATGTAATTCGGTTTCTATTCCGTCTAAGAGCGATCGCAATTCATCCTGAGAAATTTCTATAGCTGGATGACCGGGAGATTGTAATAAGTACAGGGATGTGGTAGCCATTGTGGGAAGCCTCTTTCGGCAGTTGAGCAATGCGAAGTTTCACTTATGTAATTTCTTCTACGGTTTATTATCATCTCCGGATGGATACGTATCATTTTTCTACCTCTCAGGAAGGATGCAGTCAAAACCACATTTGAAAAGAATAAGACGGTTATTTAAACGTCTTGCAAGGTGAGAGATCGTATTTCTTCTACTTGGTAAAATCAAAGAAAGAATTAATTGTAAAATTACGCAGTAAATTGTTTTTCTTAATACAATCAAGAAAAACACGGAGTATAAAATAGATGTATTGAGGATAAATCTTAGCCCCTAGATTTATCCATGGTGTGTAACTTAATTCAATGACGGAAAAATTAAATTTTTAAGACTTTATCCTTTAGCCTTCATCCTTCATGACAACCCTATTCCAATACGAATTGCGAGCTACTGCGATCCTGCACGTGTTTGACAAAAGACTGCACTGCTTCACAATAAACAGAAGGAGCAACCTCTGCTACATCGTTATGTTCTGCTCCTGGAATGAGAACTAAGTCCTTTGGTGCGGGAGCAGCTTCATACAGGGTCTTGCTCATAAAGGCGGGAACGACCTCATCAGCAGTGCCGTGAATAAATAAAACTGGTATTTTTAAATTTGGCACTTTCACGATGGAATCAAACCGCT
It encodes the following:
- a CDS encoding alpha-amylase family glycosyl hydrolase, which produces MVNTPPSLFSEEQYKVDDAGAEVSAIIETTPSETEIDLEFLFTRDIEFRQETLYFIVVDRFYDGDLENSTGANAELYDPTKQDWGKYWGGDLQGVIDKLDYLKNMGVTAIWLTPLFEQVEDLFVGNAAMHGYWTRDFKRINPRFIATGEEPSLNKTQETRNTTFDKLIEELHKRKMKLVLDIVCNHSSPDISGRKGELYDDGVKIADFNDDEAHWYHHYGEVQDWENEWQVQNCELAGLATFNENNIEYRSYIKAAIKQWLDRGVDALRVDTVKHMPIWFWQEFTGDMYNHKPDVFIFGEWIYSHPQDDRSVEFANNSGMTILDFGLCVAIRQALGESAEAGFYLIKDIFDLDYRYSGATELITFIDNHDMPRFQSLNSDPARLMLATVLIMTSRGIPCIYYGTEQYLHDDTNGGNDPYNRPMMDKWDIDTEIYRYIRLLSGLRRLNPALSMGSQWEKYITPDIYCYVRRYRDSVCFVALNRGGSTTIPEVATDLPDGEHTCVMTRNKYEVKDGKIYDLQLEEHGVIVLSRVGERVKGQTIVRAQLNGVRTQLGERIVVIGDCPELGNWDIAKAYPLEYINENTWFAEIPFNESAGKLISYKYAMLREGTSPLRENLMTRRWVIAKEGTVKWRDTWASGRES
- a CDS encoding helix-turn-helix domain-containing protein translates to MATTSLYLLQSPGHPAIEISQDELRSLLDGIETELHQSKVYRRALAMMQQLLGSSAEQAQALFQSIGREAIGLAFRQFVQHAQKVEDENNQPENNYQTDNNNIEIVATLSEEAEVVDFTPCLTDVRAHEKESVETNIQNDFPSKPEVVQTLENQPAKKKQNRWFGNKKPTKAELAEQKAQQRIESLRQVGQKLRQVRELQGLSLNQLHVYTHVPIYQMAAIEEGNWDALAEDVYVRGFIRVMGNALGLDGASLAASLPVPEPTKLVLPTSYQSQLQSSNLGFGIKPVHLYVGYAALVAGSLGGLSIMSQQANANASMDTGEVPASSSVKQSLRDEKPTSKPGLQSSTAGIAVGSDIAPPEAL